The DNA region CCTGGCAATTCAGAACGATCAACGCCTTTCTCACGGAAGGGCTAAGGCTCCAAGACCCCGAGCCCACCGAACGCCACCGCGTCCTGATCCAGCATGTGCAGGAACTGCATGCGTTTTACGGCCCCATGGCCGGCGTACGCATCGCCCGCAAGCACATCGGCTGGTACGCCAAGCACTGGCCAGGTTTCGCCCTTGATCGCCTGAAGCCCTTATTTTCCGAGGAAAAACCGGATCGACAGATCCAGCTTACACGAGAACTCTTCGAAACCGCATTCCGGAAACTGGCCGCATGAAAGTGGACGCAAGCGAGACTGGTATTGACACAGTCCAGGGAACCCCAACCAACTCCCTGGTGCTCAGCGAGCATGTGCGCATGGCGATCAAGGATTATTTCTCCCAGCTGGGTGGCTGCGACGTCACTGAACTGCACGCCCTGGTCCTGAGCGAGGTGGAACGACCGCTCATTCAGACGGTGCTCGAACACTGCGGCTACAATCAAACACGCTCGGCGCAGATGCTAGGCATGAGCCGCAGCACCTTGCGCAAGAAGATCGCCCAGTACGGACTGGAATAATCGCCCCTTTCACTTCACGGCGAAAACAGCATGAACCACACAATCTCCCGTGCGCTACTGAGCGTTTCGGACAAGAGCGGCATTGTCGAACTGGCCCGCAATCTCGCCGCACTCGGCATCGAGATCCTCTCGTCGGGGGGTACGGCGCGACTGCTGGCAGACAGCGGCATCGCCACCACCGAAGTGTCGCAGCACACCGGCTTCCCGGAGATGATGGACGGGCGCGTCAAGACCCTGCACCCCAAAATTCATGGCGGTATTCTGGGCCGGCGCGGCATCGATGAGGCGATCATGGCCGAGCATGGCATCGCCCCGATCGACCTGGTGGTAGTCAACCTGTATCCCTTTACCCAGACCGTGGCGCGATCCGATTGCAGCCTGGACGAGGCCATCGAGAACATCGATATCGGCGGTCCGGCCCTCATCCGGGCCGCCGCCAAGAATCACGCATCCGTCGGCGTGGTGGTGGATCCAGCCGACTATTCGGCCCTGCTCGAGGAACTGCAGGGT from Methyloterricola oryzae includes:
- a CDS encoding helix-turn-helix domain-containing protein, which encodes MKVDASETGIDTVQGTPTNSLVLSEHVRMAIKDYFSQLGGCDVTELHALVLSEVERPLIQTVLEHCGYNQTRSAQMLGMSRSTLRKKIAQYGLE